Proteins from a single region of Verrucosispora sp. NA02020:
- a CDS encoding GNAT family N-acetyltransferase, which produces MDATTIAELTVERAAEGVELCRRALDLPEDAAEAEPLVATLWHRAAADRPVRVFGAYRGDDLVGVLIGSHSGEAGHVDLLAVHPRVRRQGVARALLGHAERALAESGAVEMVLAGNPPYYGWPGIDVRYTPAICLALALGYRQDRTAWNMTADLSSDSSPALRATEAAEARLAGQGVTVRRAEPSDLPALTTFARTTFGGAWDGELAGSVGRPDAGCHLAERDGELLGFAAYGSSRPSWFGPMGTVPAAEGSGIGGVLLRRCLRDQRTAGIEFAQIGWVGPVPFYSRSAGARIERVFFLYRRALGSPNESTGA; this is translated from the coding sequence ATGGACGCGACCACCATCGCCGAGTTGACCGTCGAGCGGGCCGCCGAGGGGGTCGAGCTCTGTCGCCGGGCGCTCGACCTGCCGGAGGACGCGGCCGAGGCGGAACCGCTCGTGGCGACGCTCTGGCACCGGGCCGCCGCCGACCGGCCGGTGCGGGTGTTCGGCGCGTACCGGGGTGACGACCTGGTCGGGGTCCTGATCGGATCGCACTCCGGCGAGGCGGGGCACGTCGACCTGCTGGCCGTGCACCCGCGGGTACGCCGTCAGGGCGTGGCCCGGGCCCTGCTCGGGCACGCCGAACGGGCGCTGGCCGAGTCGGGCGCGGTCGAGATGGTGCTCGCCGGCAACCCGCCGTACTACGGCTGGCCCGGCATCGACGTCCGCTACACCCCGGCGATCTGTCTCGCGCTCGCCCTCGGCTACCGCCAGGACCGCACCGCGTGGAACATGACCGCCGACCTGTCGTCCGACTCGTCACCGGCGCTGCGCGCCACCGAGGCGGCCGAGGCCCGGCTGGCCGGGCAGGGCGTGACGGTACGCCGGGCCGAGCCGAGCGACCTGCCGGCGCTCACCACCTTCGCCCGTACCACCTTCGGCGGGGCGTGGGACGGCGAGCTGGCCGGTTCGGTGGGTCGCCCCGACGCCGGCTGCCATCTGGCCGAGCGCGACGGCGAGCTGCTCGGCTTCGCCGCGTACGGATCGTCCCGGCCGAGCTGGTTCGGGCCGATGGGCACCGTCCCCGCTGCCGAGGGGTCCGGCATCGGCGGCGTCCTGCTGCGGCGCTGCCTGCGGGACCAGCGGACGGCCGGCATCGAGTTCGCGCAGATCGGCTGGGTCGGTCCGGTGCCCTTCTACTCGCGCAGCGCGGGTGCCCGGATCGAGCGGGTCTTCTTCCTGTACCGCAGGGCGCTCGGCAGCCCGAACGAGTCAACCGGCGCATAG
- the groL gene encoding chaperonin GroEL (60 kDa chaperone family; promotes refolding of misfolded polypeptides especially under stressful conditions; forms two stacked rings of heptamers to form a barrel-shaped 14mer; ends can be capped by GroES; misfolded proteins enter the barrel where they are refolded when GroES binds) encodes MAKMIAFDEEARRGLERGMNQLADAVKVTLGPKGRNVVLEKKWGAPTITNDGVSIAKEIELEDPYEKIGAELVKEVAKKTDDVAGDGTTTATVLAQALVREGLRNVAAGANPMALKRGIESAVASVSEELLKLAKDVETKEQIASTASISAGDNTVGEIIAEAMDKVGKEGVITVEESNTFGLELELTEGMRFDKGYISAYFMTDPERMEAVFDDPYILIANSKISSVKDLLPILEKVMQGGKPLLIIAEDLEGEALATLVVNKVRGTFKSVAVKAPGFGDRRKAMLTDIAILTGGQVISEEVGLKLDAAGLDMLGRARKVVVTKDETTIVDGAGDAEQIQGRVNQIRAEIDKSDSDYDREKLQERLAKLAGGVAVIKVGAATEVELKERKHRIEDAVRNAKAAVEEGIVPGGGVALVQAGKTAFDKLDLAGDEATGAQIVKIALDAPLRQIAVNAGLEGGVVVERVRNLDAGHGLNAASGEYVDLLAAGIIDPAKVTRSALQNAASIAALFLTTEAVVADKPEKTPAAPAGPGGGDMDF; translated from the coding sequence ATGGCCAAGATGATCGCGTTCGACGAAGAGGCTCGCCGCGGCCTCGAGCGGGGCATGAACCAGCTCGCCGACGCCGTGAAGGTGACCCTCGGCCCCAAGGGCCGCAACGTCGTGCTCGAGAAGAAGTGGGGTGCCCCCACCATCACCAACGATGGTGTGAGCATCGCCAAGGAGATCGAGCTCGAGGACCCGTACGAGAAGATCGGCGCCGAGCTGGTCAAGGAGGTCGCCAAGAAGACCGACGACGTCGCCGGTGACGGCACGACGACGGCGACCGTCCTGGCCCAGGCTCTCGTTCGCGAGGGTCTGCGCAACGTGGCTGCCGGCGCCAACCCGATGGCCCTGAAGCGTGGCATCGAGTCCGCCGTGGCCAGCGTCTCGGAGGAGCTGCTGAAGCTCGCCAAGGACGTCGAGACCAAGGAGCAGATCGCCTCCACCGCCTCCATCTCCGCCGGTGACAACACCGTCGGTGAGATCATCGCCGAGGCGATGGACAAGGTGGGCAAGGAAGGCGTCATCACCGTCGAGGAGAGCAACACCTTCGGGCTGGAGCTGGAGCTCACCGAGGGTATGCGCTTCGACAAGGGCTACATCTCGGCCTACTTCATGACCGACCCGGAGCGTATGGAGGCCGTCTTCGACGACCCGTACATCCTGATCGCCAACAGCAAGATCTCGTCGGTCAAGGACCTGCTCCCGATCCTGGAGAAGGTCATGCAGGGCGGCAAGCCGCTGCTGATCATCGCCGAGGACCTGGAGGGCGAGGCCCTGGCCACCCTGGTGGTCAACAAGGTCCGGGGCACCTTCAAGTCGGTCGCCGTCAAGGCGCCGGGCTTCGGTGACCGCCGCAAGGCCATGCTGACCGACATCGCCATCCTCACCGGTGGTCAGGTCATCAGCGAGGAGGTCGGCCTCAAGCTGGACGCCGCCGGTCTCGACATGCTGGGCCGCGCCCGCAAGGTCGTGGTGACCAAGGACGAGACCACCATCGTCGACGGTGCCGGTGACGCCGAGCAGATCCAGGGCCGGGTGAACCAGATCCGGGCCGAGATCGACAAGAGCGACTCCGACTACGACCGGGAGAAGCTGCAGGAGCGCCTGGCCAAGCTGGCCGGCGGTGTTGCGGTGATCAAGGTCGGCGCGGCCACCGAGGTCGAGCTCAAGGAGCGCAAGCACCGCATCGAGGACGCCGTCCGCAACGCCAAGGCCGCCGTCGAGGAGGGCATCGTCCCGGGTGGTGGTGTCGCGCTGGTGCAGGCCGGCAAGACCGCCTTCGACAAGCTGGACCTGGCCGGCGACGAGGCGACCGGCGCGCAGATCGTCAAGATCGCGCTGGACGCCCCGCTGCGGCAGATCGCCGTCAACGCCGGCCTGGAGGGTGGCGTCGTCGTCGAGCGCGTCCGCAACCTCGACGCCGGTCACGGCCTGAACGCCGCGTCGGGTGAGTACGTGGACCTGCTGGCCGCGGGCATCATCGACCCGGCCAAGGTGACCCGCTCGGCGCTGCAGAACGCCGCGTCGATCGCCGCGCTGTTCCTCACCACCGAGGCCGTCGTGGCGGACAAGCCGGAGAAGACCCCGGCTGCCCCGGCTGGTCCGGGTGGCGGGGACATGGACTTCTGA